One Kineococcus endophyticus genomic region harbors:
- the rimO gene encoding 30S ribosomal protein S12 methylthiotransferase RimO — translation MPATTRSVALVTLGCARNDVDSEELAGRLADAGWTLVDDADGADVAVVNTCGFVEQAKKDSIDTVLAAADLKEAGRTKAVVAVGCMAERYGKDLAESLPEADAVLGFDSYGDLSSHLEAILHGEKRESHVPRDRRTLLPLAPADRQAQRQAARAVTLAEPDLPEGLAPASGPRVVRRRLGSGPWAPVKIAAGCDRRCSFCAIPAFRGSFVSRPADEVLAETRWLAEQGVKEVFLVSENTTSYGKDLGDLRALEALLPQVAAVEGIERVRVSYLQPAEVRPGLLDALTSTPGVVPYFDLSFQHSAPNVLRRMRRFGSTDAFLALLDQVRERFPTAGVRSNVIVGFPGETEADVDELCSFLERARLDVVGIFGYSDEDGTEAATLDGKLPEDVVAARADRVSRLVEELVAQRAEERLGEVVEVLVESVVDEDGDPHVVGRAAHQGPDVDGETELDLPPGVTVAVGDLVRARVTGVAGADLLAEPLVGTTVEA, via the coding sequence GTGCCCGCCACCACTCGTTCCGTCGCCCTCGTGACCCTCGGCTGCGCCCGCAACGACGTCGACTCCGAGGAGCTCGCCGGCCGTCTGGCCGACGCCGGCTGGACGCTGGTCGACGACGCGGACGGCGCCGACGTGGCGGTCGTCAACACCTGCGGGTTCGTGGAGCAGGCCAAGAAGGACTCCATCGACACGGTCCTGGCCGCCGCCGACCTCAAGGAGGCGGGGCGGACCAAGGCGGTCGTCGCGGTCGGCTGCATGGCCGAGCGCTACGGCAAGGACCTCGCCGAGTCGCTGCCCGAGGCCGACGCCGTGCTCGGGTTCGACTCCTACGGGGACCTTTCCAGCCACCTCGAGGCGATCCTGCACGGGGAGAAGCGGGAGTCCCACGTCCCGCGGGACCGCCGGACGCTGCTGCCGCTGGCTCCGGCCGACCGCCAGGCCCAGCGCCAGGCGGCTCGCGCCGTCACCCTCGCCGAACCCGACCTGCCGGAGGGCCTCGCCCCCGCGAGCGGCCCCCGGGTCGTGCGCCGCCGCCTGGGCTCCGGGCCGTGGGCTCCGGTGAAGATCGCAGCCGGCTGCGACCGCCGCTGCTCGTTCTGCGCCATCCCCGCCTTCCGCGGGTCCTTCGTCTCCCGGCCCGCCGACGAGGTCCTCGCCGAGACGCGGTGGCTGGCCGAGCAGGGCGTCAAGGAGGTGTTCCTCGTCAGCGAGAACACCACCTCCTACGGCAAGGACCTCGGGGACCTGCGGGCCCTGGAGGCGCTGCTGCCGCAGGTCGCCGCCGTCGAGGGCATCGAGCGCGTCCGCGTCTCGTACCTGCAGCCGGCCGAGGTCCGTCCCGGCCTGCTGGACGCCCTCACCTCCACGCCCGGTGTCGTGCCCTACTTCGACCTGTCGTTCCAGCACTCCGCGCCCAACGTGCTGCGCCGCATGCGCCGCTTCGGCAGCACCGACGCCTTCCTCGCCCTGCTGGACCAGGTGCGCGAACGGTTCCCGACCGCCGGCGTCCGCTCCAACGTCATCGTCGGGTTCCCCGGGGAGACCGAGGCCGACGTGGACGAGCTGTGCTCCTTCCTCGAGCGCGCCCGGCTCGACGTCGTCGGGATCTTCGGCTACTCCGACGAGGACGGCACCGAGGCCGCGACCCTGGACGGCAAGCTGCCCGAGGACGTCGTCGCCGCCCGGGCCGACCGCGTCAGCCGGCTGGTGGAGGAGCTCGTCGCCCAGCGCGCCGAGGAACGTCTCGGTGAGGTGGTGGAGGTCCTCGTCGAGTCCGTCGTCGACGAGGACGGCGACCCGCACGTCGTCGGCCGCGCCGCGCACCAGGGCCCCGACGTCGACGGCGAGACCGAGCTCGACCTGCCCCCGGGCGTGACCGTCGCGGTGGGTGACCTCGTCCGCGCCCGCGTCACGGGGGTGGCCGGTGCCGACCTGCTCGCGGAACCGCTGGTGGGGACTACGGTCGAGGCATGA
- a CDS encoding NYN domain-containing protein, with the protein MDAPRPPEPVRQSADRPGDRSERRDTERRDLDLLVWDAPNIDMTLSSILGSRPASSDRPRFDAIARWFLAEAADHEVEGCVFTNVHPTSAVSLRGWIEALRNFGYAVFARPKVHPEDDVDDAMLQHIASRQASHRLRRVVVASGDGRNFLAPLEELHRAGVRVVVLSFAEVAGYAQESPLIEFVDLEDVPGAFQVSLGRTRLTALPPDGGWFRPTRPMRALLDEGAPLDHPHQHAPAAPREVDPLHGSAPAAAPHTEDAPAPAAPDVGEVGRVPAPQTPRARTA; encoded by the coding sequence ATGGACGCGCCCCGACCCCCCGAGCCCGTCCGGCAGTCCGCCGACCGGCCCGGCGACCGGAGTGAACGCCGCGACACCGAGCGCCGCGACCTCGACCTCCTGGTCTGGGACGCACCGAACATCGACATGACGCTGTCCTCGATCCTGGGGTCGCGACCGGCGTCCTCGGACCGCCCGCGGTTCGACGCGATCGCCCGGTGGTTCCTCGCAGAGGCCGCCGACCACGAGGTCGAGGGGTGCGTGTTCACCAACGTCCACCCGACGAGCGCGGTCTCGTTGCGGGGTTGGATCGAGGCGTTGCGCAACTTCGGGTACGCCGTGTTCGCGCGGCCGAAGGTCCACCCCGAGGACGACGTCGACGACGCGATGCTGCAGCACATCGCCTCCCGCCAGGCCAGCCACCGGTTGCGCCGCGTCGTCGTCGCCAGCGGGGACGGCCGGAACTTCCTCGCGCCCCTGGAGGAACTGCACCGCGCCGGGGTCCGGGTCGTCGTCCTGTCCTTCGCCGAGGTCGCGGGGTACGCGCAGGAGTCCCCGCTCATCGAGTTCGTCGACCTCGAGGACGTGCCGGGCGCGTTCCAGGTCTCCCTCGGCCGCACCCGGCTCACGGCCCTGCCGCCGGACGGCGGGTGGTTCCGCCCCACGCGGCCCATGCGCGCCCTCCTCGACGAGGGTGCCCCGCTGGACCACCCGCACCAGCACGCCCCCGCCGCGCCGCGGGAGGTGGACCCGTTGCACGGCAGTGCTCCCGCGGCCGCGCCGCACACCGAGGACGCGCCCGCCCCGGCCGCCCCGGACGTCGGCGAGGTCGGTCGCGTCCCCGCCCCCCAGACCCCGCGCGCCCGCACGGCCTGA
- the pgsA gene encoding CDP-diacylglycerol--glycerol-3-phosphate 3-phosphatidyltransferase codes for MSTKAGLHWNTHRVHLPNALTVLRIVFVPLFVWFLAADGGTNWRWRLAAAVVFIAASITDRYDGHLARRWEVVSDFGKIADPIADKALIGAGLVVLSLQGRVWWWMTVVILARELLVTLLRFIVIRRGVIPAAKGGKIKTVVQTVAVGLFVLPLPVVLDPLCLAVMAVAVVLTIWSAWAYFVAGAKLLRP; via the coding sequence ATGAGCACCAAGGCGGGTCTGCACTGGAACACGCACCGGGTGCACCTGCCGAACGCGCTGACGGTGCTGCGCATCGTCTTCGTCCCGCTGTTCGTCTGGTTCCTCGCCGCCGACGGCGGGACGAACTGGAGGTGGCGGCTCGCCGCGGCGGTCGTCTTCATCGCGGCCAGCATCACCGACCGCTACGACGGCCACCTCGCCCGCCGCTGGGAGGTCGTCTCCGACTTCGGCAAGATCGCCGACCCCATCGCCGACAAGGCGCTCATCGGCGCCGGTCTCGTCGTCCTGTCCCTGCAGGGCCGCGTGTGGTGGTGGATGACCGTCGTCATCCTCGCGCGCGAGCTGCTCGTCACCCTGCTGCGCTTCATCGTCATCCGTCGCGGTGTCATCCCCGCGGCCAAGGGCGGCAAGATCAAGACGGTCGTCCAGACCGTCGCCGTCGGGCTGTTCGTCCTGCCGCTGCCCGTCGTGCTGGACCCGCTGTGCCTGGCGGTGATGGCGGTCGCGGTCGTCCTGACGATCTGGAGCGCGTGGGCGTACTTCGTCGCCGGGGCGAAGCTCCTGCGCCCGTGA